AATAGCAGGCTTTGTAATTTCATGAAAAACAATACGTTTGGTAGTCGATGGATCAAGGCCCAGGACCTCACACAAATGCCAGCTGATGGCTTCCCCTTCACGGTCCTCATCCGTTGCGAGCCAAACCTCGTCACTCTTGTTAGCGAGGCTTTTTAGTTCTTTAACTACTCTTTCTTTATCAGCGGGAACTTTATACCGAGGTTGGTATCCATTCTTTATATCGATACCCATTTCTTCCTTTTCGAGGTCGCGGATATGCCCAAAACAACTCTTTACCTCGAAATCCTTACCCAGGATCTTTTCGATGGTTTTGGCTTTCGCAGGAGACTCAACGATCAATAAATTCTTCGCCATAGGTTCTTTAAATGGTTTATATGCATTTTTTTACAATCTCTGCCCTTGATTGTAAAATGGTTGAATAACCGGTTCAACCGAGGTTATAACAAGCTATCTCATTCAAATTCAATGTTCTTTTTGATTGAATTGTAGCTTTACTGGGGGCAGAAAATAATAGTTGCTGGCGTGCAAGTTTAATGTATAACAATGAAAACAACAAATTGATACTTAAACCGCGAAAGTGTAACGTGTCTAAATGTCGGGTTTGAGCTACCTTTATAACAAGCTGAAGTACCTGTTAACTGGAATGCATTCCTAACCAAAAAATAGATGAAAACCAGTACAAACCAGCATAATGAAAAGATAATACCGTGATATTTATGACAAAATGTACGGTTATGTGCTAAAAAAATTAACTTCAATCATTTCCAGTCAGCAATTGACCAATCAATTCAAAATATTTCCGCTAGGGGATTCGGCCGTTACTTTTGACATGGGCAACACCATCAGTGAAGCCCTGAACCAGAAGGCGTTGGCCATGCAACACTGGTTGCTTGCCCATCCTTTTGAAGGGTTAAAGGATTGCCTGGTGGCATACAGTTCGCTCACTGTGCTGTATAACCCCGTTCTTATTAAGAAATATTATAATCCCGCCAACACCATATTTGCCTGGGTGGCCGATCAATTACAACAAGCATTTGATAAAACGGTTCAAACCAGGCAGCCTGCCCGGGAGTTGATTAAAATACCGGTTTGTTATGAAGCAGGGTATGGCCCCGACCTGGCAGCCCTGGCCACAGAAAAGCAGTTGACCGAACAGGATGTGGTGACCATTCACACGGGTACTATTTATAATGTATACATGATCGGGTTTTTGCCCGGTTTTTCCTATATGGGTGAGGTAAATGAAAGCATTGCAATACCAAGAAAACAAACTCCCACGCCTGTTATGGCCGGAAGTGTTGGAATTGCCGGTTCACAAACCGGGATCTATCCGTTGAATAGTCCTGGTGGCTGGCAGATTGTAGGCCGTACACCCCTCAGATTGTTTGATCCCTTTGAACCCGAACCAGTGAAATTACAGGCTGGCGACCGGGTTCAATTTTATGCGATAACTAAACGAGAGTTCGAGGAATACAGTTTATAGTTCCGAGTTCCAAGTTCAGAGTTCACTTTAAACAGGAATTTGAACAAATAACTAAAACTTTGAACTGGGAACTCTGAACTCGGAACTAAGCAGCCCATGTCTTTAACTATTATTAAACCCGGACTATTAGATACATTACAGGACCAGGGCCGTTCCGGATACAGCCGGCTGGGCATAAACCGCGGCGGCGCCATGGACCGGTATGCGGCGCAGGTGGCCAATATGCTGGTAGGCAATGAGACGAGGGAAGCCGTTATTGAAATTCATTTTCC
The Niastella koreensis GR20-10 genome window above contains:
- the pxpB gene encoding 5-oxoprolinase subunit PxpB produces the protein MLKKLTSIISSQQLTNQFKIFPLGDSAVTFDMGNTISEALNQKALAMQHWLLAHPFEGLKDCLVAYSSLTVLYNPVLIKKYYNPANTIFAWVADQLQQAFDKTVQTRQPARELIKIPVCYEAGYGPDLAALATEKQLTEQDVVTIHTGTIYNVYMIGFLPGFSYMGEVNESIAIPRKQTPTPVMAGSVGIAGSQTGIYPLNSPGGWQIVGRTPLRLFDPFEPEPVKLQAGDRVQFYAITKREFEEYSL